In one Zalophus californianus isolate mZalCal1 chromosome 10, mZalCal1.pri.v2, whole genome shotgun sequence genomic region, the following are encoded:
- the LOC113933025 gene encoding 60S ribosomal protein L36a-like has translation MVNVPKTRRTFCKKCGKHQPHKVTQYKKGKDSPYAQGKRRYDRKQSGYGGQTKPIFRKKAKTTKKIVLRLECVEPNCRSKRMLAIKRCKHFELGGDKKRKGQVIQF, from the coding sequence ATGGTGAACGTTCCTAAAACCCGCCGGACTTTCTGCAAGAAGTGTGGCAAGCACCAGCCCCACAAAGTGACACAGTACAAGAAGGGCAAAGATTCTCCTTATGCCCAGGGAAAGCGGCGTTATGACAGGAAGCAGAGTGGCTATGGCGGGCAGACTAAGCCGATTTTCCGGAAAAAGGCTAAAACTACAAAGAAGATTGTGCTGAGGCTTGAATGTGTTGAGCCCAATTGCAGATCTAAGAGAATGCTGGCTATTAAGAGATGCAAGCATTTTGAACTGGGAGGAGATAAGAAGAGAAAGGGCCAAGTGATCCAGTTCTAA